The genome window GTTGCTGATACGACAGAAGAAAAAGCACTAAACTCCATAGGGATAAGAAATTTCGATTGTGTCATTGTCGCCATAGGTATAGATATGCAATCAAGTATTTTAACTGTCTCATTATTAAAAGAGCTAGGAATCAAAAAGATAATTGCAAAGGCTCTTGGAAAAAGACATGGGCAAGTGTTAGACAAAGTTGGTGCCGAATGGATTATTTACCCTGAAAGAGATATGGGGGAACGAGTAGCCAATCAGCTTCTTTCACCAAATATGCTAAATTATATTGAATTGTCAAAAGAATACAGTATAGAGGAAATTATGATTCCTGCTAAAATGGCCGGTCAAAATCTACGAGATTTAGACATTCGAGCAAAATATAATGTCAGTGTAATTGCCATAGTTCGAGATGGCAATATTACCATTTTGCCCTCTACTGAACAGATTTTAGAAGAAAGAGATATATTAGTTATGATCGGTCACAGAAAAGATCTTACTGTATTTTCAAATATTGAATAGAAAAAGGATTAGATTAAAATAGGCTGTGTCAAAAGGAAATTTTCCCTCGAAACAGCCAG of Lysinibacillus agricola contains these proteins:
- a CDS encoding potassium channel family protein, with the protein product MTIKQYAVIGLGRFGVSVARKLYEAGHEVLGIDINEERVEDAEPYVTHAVVADTTEEKALNSIGIRNFDCVIVAIGIDMQSSILTVSLLKELGIKKIIAKALGKRHGQVLDKVGAEWIIYPERDMGERVANQLLSPNMLNYIELSKEYSIEEIMIPAKMAGQNLRDLDIRAKYNVSVIAIVRDGNITILPSTEQILEERDILVMIGHRKDLTVFSNIE